Genomic window (Streptosporangium brasiliense):
CACCGCTCGCCCTCGGCGTACCACCCGCGCCTGCGGCAGTAGACACCCCGTACGAGGCACCGCCGGATCATCCTGATCCGGCGGCGCCGGACGGACCGGTCAATCACCGTCGACGGACGGCTCGCAGTGGTTGGCGATGCGGATCGCCTCCGCGGTGCCGGACAGCAGCACCGAGAAGGCGGGCACGGCCAGGGCGATGGCCAGCGCGTACAGGCGTGTGATCTTCCGCATGACTCGCTCCTTTTCCGGAGGGACCGGGACGTCCTCATCGTGACGCCGGGAGCTTGTCGGTCACTTGGAGGTGGCTGGCGCGCCGGTCTCCGGAGAGCCGTCGAGGCACAGCGTCTCCGGAGAGCCGGCCAGGCTCAGCGGACGGGCAGGTCGTAGACCCGGCGGACGCTGCTCGGGGCGGCCCTGAGGTCGGCGCCGTAGATGTGGAGGGAGATCGCCGTGCTGTCGCCGGTGTTGCGGACCTTGTGGATGTCCCCGGGCGGGGCGAAGCCGCTGACCTCCCCCACGTGGTTGGCCGTCCGGCCGATCTCGGTCAGGTGGTCGCCGTCGAGACGGTAGAGCGTCTCGTGTTCGATCCCTTGCAGGACCCCGAACGCGCACCACGCGATGTGGTCGTGGATCACCGTCTCCTGGCCGGGCCGCCAGACCACGGCCAGGATCGAGAAGGCGGCCTCGGTGTGGAGGGTGTGACCGACGTAGTGGTCCGGATCCCCCAGCCGTTCCCGCTCGGTGAGGATCTCGGGAGAGGGCAGCCGGTCGCGCAGCAGGTCGGCCACGGCGAAGGCCGTCGTCCGGGGGGCGGTGGAGCCGTCTGCCAGCTCCCGGACCCCCGCGACCAGTTCCGCCAGGCCGGGACGGGCGAGTGTCATCGTTCCCATGTCTCAAGGGTGCGCCGGACCACTCATAACGTCTAATGCCTATCTTTCCGCTTATTCATAGATAATGTTGATACATGCTCGATGTCGTACGGCTCCGCGTGCTCGCCGCCGTGGCCAGGCACGGATCGGTCACCGCCGCGGCCAGGGAACTGCACTACTCCCAGCCCTCGGTCAGCCACCACCTGGCCAAGCTCGAAAGCGAGACGGGGGCCAAGCTGATCCAGCGGGTCGGCCGGGGCATCCGGCTCACCGAGGCGGGCCGCCTGCTGGCGGAGCGGGCCATCGAGATCGTCGGGCGCATCGACTCCGCCTCGGCCGAGCTCTCCGCGCACGTGGGCCTGCGCGCGGGCCGGGCCAGGCTGGCCGCCTTCCCCTCGGCCCTGGGCACGTTCGTGCCGGAGGCCGCCGCCCTGCTCGCCGGGGACCACCCCGGTCTGGAACTGCGTCTGACCGAGACCGAGCCCCCCGAGGCCCTGCGCATGCTCCGCGCGGGCTACGTGGACGTGGCGGTCATCTTCCGCTACGACGACACCGCCCCGGAGGACGACGGCATCCAGCTGGTCCACCTGCTGGACGACCCCAGCTATCTGGTCACCGCCGGCCGGCCCGGCGACCTGGCCTCCCACCGCGACAGCCGCTGGATCGGGGGCTGCGACCGGTGCCGGAGCCATCTGCTCGACCTGTGCGCCAAGGCGGGCTTCGAGCCGGAGATCGCCTTCACCACCGACGACATCGTCGCCGTCCAGGCCCTGGTGGCGGCCGGGATCGGGGTGACGGCGCTGCCGGCCCTCGCACTGCGGGCGCACCGTCACCCGAAGGTCAACGTGATCGAGCTCCCCGGCTCGACCCGGCACGTCTACGCCGCCACCTACGGCGAACCCCCCGTCCCCCCGGCGACCACCGCCCTGCTGGCCGCCCTCGTCTCCGCGACCCGCCCGTAACCGGCCCGTACGCCGATCCACCCGTGAGCGGGCCGCCGGCGACCGATCCCCGTCGCGCCTGGGCGCAGCCGCCCGCCCATGACCGGCCGGCCCGCCACGGCCGATCCGTCCCCGCGATCCCGCCGCGGCCGGTTCACCCGCTTCCGTCCGCGGTGGGCCCGCGCGGACCCGGAGGGCGCCGAGTACGCTCGAACGGTGTCTCCAACGATCATCACGGTCCGCGACGTCGGGGTGGAACTCGGCGGCAACCCCGTTCTCCGGACCGTCGGCCTGACGGCCGCGCCCGGCGAGATCGTCGCCGTGATCGGCGCGAACGGCGCGGGGAAGTCGACGCTGCTGCGCTGCCTGGCCGGGCTGCAGCCCCCCGGCTCGGGCGAGCTCGACGTCCTGGGCGGCCCACCGAGGGACGACTCCGCCTTCTGGCGTGACGTCGTCCTGGTGGGCGACGAGCCCGCCTGGTATCCGGGGCTGACCGCCCGTGAGCACCTGGAGCTGGTGCGCGCCGTCCACATGCCACCCCGGCTGGAGGTCGACGCGGCGCTGGAGCTGTTCGATCTGGAGCGGCGGGCGGACGCCTCACCGCTGACCCTCTCCACCGGCCAGCGGCAGCGGCTCTCGCTGGCGAGCGCCCTGCTCCGGCCGAGCCGGCTGCTCCTGCTCGACGAGCCCGAACGCGGGCTCGACTCCGCCTTCCGCCAGCGCCTGGCGGCGATCCTGATGGACTACGCGGCCTCCGGCGGCACGGTGGTCATGGCCACCCACGATCTCGGGCTCGCCGGCGCCACCGGTGCCCGCCAGGCCGTACTGGCGGACGGACACCTGGACGACGGGCGCACGGCGGCCGGGCGGGCCACGACCCCGCACCCGGACAACGGGCGCACGGGCGATGAGCGCGCGGCGGACGGGCGCGCAGGGACCGGGCACGGGGGCGAAGGGACCGGGCACGGGGGCGAAGGGACCGGGCACGGGGGCGGAGGGCACGCGGCGGGCAGGGGCACAGCGGACGGACGCGCGGCGGGCGGGGCATGAACGGCGGGCAGGGCATGAGCGGCGTCCCGGCGATCCGCGCGTCCATCCGGTCGCGCCGCCGCACCTCCACGGGCTGGCTGGACCGCTACGCCGCCCTCTTCGGGCTGGCGATGGCGGCCGCCGTACTGGCCCACCCCGTCTCCTCCGCGCTGGCGGCCATGGTCCGGCAGCCCGATCCGTCCCGGATGGGGGCCGGAGTCGCCCTGGTCGCGCTGGCCTACACAGGCCTGCTCGCCGTCGCCCGCGTGGTGGGCCCGGTCGCGCTGACCGGCCCCGACGCCGCCTGGCTGCTGCTGTCCCCGCTGGACCGCCGGGAAGTGCTGGGACGGACCGCGAGGCTGCTCCTGCTGGTCTCGGTACCGGTCGGGGCCGCGCTGGGGATGGGCCTGCTCGCCGTCCTGGGCGCGCCGGACCAGCTGGCGGTACGGCTGGCCGCCGCCATGGTCCTGGGGGTGTCGGCGGCGGCCGGCGGGATGGCGCTGACCGTGCTCTCGCAGTCGTCGCAGACCTGGAACTCGTGGCTGAACGTGGCCCTCGTCGCGATCACCGTCCTGGCGGCGGCCGCGGCGCTATCGGCCTCGGGAGCCGCGCGCCGGTCCCTGCCCACCGTCGCGGCCGCGCCCGCGACGCCGGGCGCGGTCCTCGCGGGCGCGGCCGCCGTGGCGGCCGCCCTGCTCCTACGGCTGGCCTGGTCGTCCCTGGCCCGCATCCCGGCCCGGAGCCTGCTGGCCGCCTCCACCCGCGCCGGTCATGTGGCCGACGCGACAGTCGGCATGGATCCCGGCGCCCTGACCTGGATCGCCGAGGACAACCACTGGCGCGGGCGGGCCCTGCGCTCGCGGCCGTGGCCGCCGCTACCCGCCCCGCTGGCCCTGGCCTGGCAGGACTGGCGCCGCCTCGGCCGGCGCCCGGGACGGCCGGCCGCCCTGCTCGCAGCCGCCGCGCTGCCCCCGGTGGTGGCCCAGGCCACCGGGGGCATCAGCGCGATCACGGCGGGCGCCGTGCTCGCCGGTGCGCTGGCCGCCTCGGTGGCGGGCACCTCGGGCGCACGCCGCGACGCGGACAACCCGGGCCTGGCTCGCCTGCTCGGCGTCGACGCCCGTGCCGCCCTCACCGCCCGGGCGCTGCTGCCGGCACTGCTGAGCGCCGTCTGGCTCACCCTGGCCCTGACCGGCCTGACCCTGACCGGGATGCTCCCGGGAGGTCCGTGGTGGCTGTTCGGGCCGCTGGCCGCCCCGGCCCTCGCCGCCGCGGGCCTGCGGATGGCGCGGCGGCGTCCGATCGACCACGCGATGCCGGTCATCGAGACGCCCGCCGGGGCGGTGCCCACCGGCCCGGTGCTGTGGGGAGTGACCGGCGCGGACCTCGCGGCGCTGGGCTGCCTCCCCCTGGCGCTGGCGCTGACCGTCGGACCGGCCGCGCTCGGCGGTTTCCTGGCCGCCCAGGCACTGGCGGGGGCCGCCGTCCTGTGCTGCTACCTGCTCCGCGCGGCGAAGAGCCCCTGAGAGCACCCCGCGGAAAACCTGAGGCGGTCAGGGATCGGGCCGTCCTACGATCCTGATATGCCAGATTTGACGACACTCGCCCTGTTCGCCGCGGCGACGCTCGCCCTGCTCCTCGTGCCGGGGCCCGCGGTGCTCTACATCGTGACCCGCAGCGTCGCCCAGGGCCGTGGCGCGGGCATCGTGTCGGTGCTCGGCATCCACCTCGGCTCCGTGGTCCACGTGGCCGCCGCCGCCCTCGGGGTCAGCGCCCTGCTGGCCGCCTCGGCGACCGCGTTCGCCGTGGTCAAGTATCTGGGCGCGGCCTACCTGATCTGGCTGGGCGTCCGCAAGCTGATGTCCCGCCAGGACGACGCCGAGACCTCCGGGCCGCCGGTCGCCGACCGGTCCCGGATGTTCTGGGAGGGCTTCGTGGTCAACGTGCTCAACCCGAAGACCGCCATCTTCTTCCTGGCCTTCCTGCCGCACTTCACCGACCCCGCCCGGGGGCCGATCGCCCCGCAGATCCTGCTGCTGGGCGCGGTCTGGATCGCGCTCGGCCTGGCCAGTGACGGCGCCTTCGCCCTGCTCGCCTCCGCCATGGCGGGCCGCCTGCGCCGCTCCGCCCGCGCCCGTCGCCGCCTGGACGTCACCAGCGGCGTGGTCTATCTCGGCCTGGGCGCCGTGGCCGCGTTCACCGGCGAGAGCGCCGCCGCCAAGGCGTAGGGCCCATCTCCCGTCGCCGGGAGGCCCGGCGGCCCCGGCCGTCATCCGTCCGCGGCCTTCCATGGACGCCGGCGTCCGGGGACGGGGAATGCAGTCCGCATTTTATGGATATATCAGCATAAATAATTATTCATGGCACGCGTTCGCCGGCCGCCCGTCGGCGCGCCCGGCGGTGAGGGACGACCTCGGGGCTGGAGTCGCTGCGGAGTTGGAGTCGTCGGATTGGAGTCGTCGCGGTTGCGAGCAGGTCGGGCCGGCGCCTCCTGCCGCAGGTGGCCCGGCACCGCGGCACCCCAGGACCATTCCGCTCACCCATATCCGGGGTTTATAAGACGCAATCAGCCGTTAAATAACGAAATTCAAGTTGGCCGGCCAGGAATGTCGCACGCATTCTTCGCCCCACGCTCTGTTCAGGCCGCCGAATAGGAGCGACTATCGGACCGTGCCCGGTCCGAATCCACGGCTGACGGCCGTCCCCGATGTGCAGGCCCTGCTCGTCTGCACCAGGCTCTGGTCCACGGGAGCCCCGATCGACGAGGGGGCGGCGGCCCGCCTCAGAGAGGCCGTCCTCGTCGGCAACCACCGTCGCTACGCCGCCGCCATCCCCGCCTACGCCGCGCTGGTCGACGAGTCGCCCGCCGCCCCGGCGGTCACCGTGGCCGACATCCGTGACAGGTTCCTGGTCACCGACGGACTCTTCAAGAGCTACGACCCGGCCTGGCTGGAGGACGCGCCGGCCGAGCTGACCCGCTGGCTGGGGTCGATCTTCACCGAGCGGCTCACCGACCTGGACCTCGCCACCGGCGACATCAGCCAGTGGCGCGCGGCCCTGAAGCGGCACGGGGTCTACGTCACCTTCTCCAGCGGCACCGGCGGGCGGCCGTCCCTCGTGCCGAGGGACCGCCCGACCCTCGCCGCCCTCCGCGCCTGTTCCGGCGTGCGGCTGCCCTGGACGCTCCGCGCGGGGACCTACGACTTCCTCCAGCTCGTCACCCCCGGGCTGGGCCTCGGCATCCAGTCGGGGGCCGCCGGCCTGGCCGCCGGCGCCGTGCGCGTCCACCACCTGCGGGCCGCCCCGTTCGACCTGCGCTCCCTCGCGGGCGGCCCCGGCCCGCCGGGCGCCCCCGACCACGACGCGGCGGCCGACTTCCTGGCACGGTCCGAGCGGCCCGTGCTGGTGTTCGGGACGCCCGCGGAAGTCTCCGATCTCATCGATCACCTCGCGTCGGCGGGCCGGCACGTACGGCTGCTCCCGGGCAGTCAGGTGGTCACCGGCGGCGGCTGGAAGGGCCGCACCGCGATCCGGCGGGAGGAGCTGGTCGAGGGGGTCCGCGACCGCCTCGGCGTGCCGCCCGGCCGGTGCGTCGACACCTACTCCACCTCGGAGCTGAACACGGTCTTCCTGACCTGCGTCAACGATCGCTACCACATCCCTCCGTGCGTCGAGCCGGTCGTCGTGGACGACCTCCTGGTCCCCGTCGACGGCGACGACGTGGTGGGCAGGCTGGCCGTGCTGGACCCGTTCGCCCTCTCCTACCCGGGGTCCGTCGTGACCGGCGACGCCGTACGGCTCCGCCGCGACCCGTGCGGATGCGGCCTGGCGGGACCGACCCTGGCCGCCCCCATCGTGCGGGCCGCCGGGGCCGGAGAGCGCGGATGCGCCACCGTGGAAGGGGGGGCGGGGTGATGCTCGACGCCCGCACGGTGGCCGGGACGCAGGTCGTCCGGCTCCCGGCCGTGGTGCGGGGGGAAGTGGTGATGCCGCCCTGGCCCCGGGTGGCCGACGTCGGCCGGGCCGTCGCCGAGCGGGGGTCGCGCCGTGTCCAGGGCCCGACCGCCGACGGCTGCCACCTGATCGGGCGGGCGGTGGTGGACCGCGACACCCTCCAGCTCACCGGTGAGACGCAGGTGCTCGTGCTCCCCGCCCCGGACGCCTCCTCGCTGCCCGAACCGGACCCCGCGGGCGCGCTGCTGGAGCTGGCCCGCACGCCCCTGGCGGAGGTCCTCACCTTCGTGGACGCGATCGGGGCGGCGCTGCGGTCGGGCTCTCCGGAGGCGGCCGAGGCGGGGGCGTTGCTGGCGGCGACCTCGCTGGTCGCCGACCGCGCGCACCGCGCCTTCCTCGCCCAGCTGCCCTCGCTCTTCGACGGCGCCGCCGTCGGCCGCATGATCGAGCGCGATCTCGGGACGGCCTCGCTCGACACCTGGCGGAAGATCGACGAGACGACCGTCTCCGGAGTGACCGCCCGTTTCGCGGACCACATCTGCGAGGTGCCGCCCGCGCTGCGCGCCTTCCCCACCAGGCAGCTCCACCTGACCGCGGGCAACGCCCCCGTGGTGCCGGTGGTCTCCCTGCTGTGGGCGTGGGCGACCAGGGGGGCCTGCGTCGTCAAACCCGCCGCCGAGGCCGCCGCACTCGTCGTCGCGCTGGGCGCGGCGCTGCGGGACACCGACCCCGCCCACCCGCTGGCCAGGCACACCACTCTCGCCTACTGGCGGGGCGGCGACCAACGGATGGAGGCGACCCTGCTCGCCGACGGAGCCTTCGACCGGCGGGTCGTCTGGGGAGGCGCCGAGACCGTCCGCAGCGTGACGGCCCGCGGCGGGGCCACCGACACCCTGGTCATGGGGCCGCGGTTCTCACTGAGCATGATCGGCGCCGAGCTGCTGCGGGCGGATCCGGAGGCCGCGGCCCGCCGCGCCGCGGTCGACTCGCTGATCGCCAATCAGGCCGCCTGCACCTCCTCGCTGCTGCACGTCGTGGAGTGCGACACCGCCACGGCCGACGACTACGCGCGCACGCTCGCCCGGGTGCTGGCCGAGTGGGACAGGGCGCTGCCGCACCGGCCCTCGCCGCAGGCCCAGGGACACCTCACCCGGCTGCGCAGGGGGCTGCTCGGCACCGGGCGCTGGCATGTCAACGGCGACTGGCCCGAGGTGTCGTCGGCGGTCGTGCGCGTCGACGGCGCCTTCGACCTCGCCCACCATCCCGGCTCCCGGCTCGTCCTGGTGCGCGCGGTCGACGACCTGCGCCGGGCGCTCCCGTCGCTGGGGCCGGCCGTATCGACGGTCGGGGTGGCTCCGGAGGGGACCCGGCTCGCCCTGCGGGACGCCATCGCCGCCCGCGGGGTGGACAACGTCGTCCCGCTCGGCGCCGCCGAACACGGATACGCCGGGCGCCCGCACGACGGCATGCGGGTGCTCAACCGGCTGGTCCGGTGGGTCAACGGCTGACTTCCGCCGGGGCGGGGTCCGGCGGCCCGCCGTGCTCCGCCCCGGCGAGGTGCGCGCCGACGATCCGCAGGGCGGCGCGTGGCTCCTCGAGCAGGGCGAGGTGTCCCGTGCCGGGGAGCACCCGCAGGGCGCCGCCGGGGGCCGCCGCCGCGATCGTCTCGGCGCAGGCGCGGTGCGCCGGGAGCTCGCCGTCGCCCACCAGCACCAGGAGGGGGGCGGCCACCGCGGACAGGCGCGCCACCGGCTGCCGCGGCTCCAGGAGAGGGCGGATGCCGGCGCCGGCGAGCTCGTCCCAGGCGTGCCGGCCGATGACGTCGGCGAGCGCGGAGTGCGCCGCGGGGCGTGCCGCGATCCCGCCGAAGATCGGTCGGC
Coding sequences:
- a CDS encoding LuxE/PaaK family acyltransferase, which translates into the protein MPGPNPRLTAVPDVQALLVCTRLWSTGAPIDEGAAARLREAVLVGNHRRYAAAIPAYAALVDESPAAPAVTVADIRDRFLVTDGLFKSYDPAWLEDAPAELTRWLGSIFTERLTDLDLATGDISQWRAALKRHGVYVTFSSGTGGRPSLVPRDRPTLAALRACSGVRLPWTLRAGTYDFLQLVTPGLGLGIQSGAAGLAAGAVRVHHLRAAPFDLRSLAGGPGPPGAPDHDAAADFLARSERPVLVFGTPAEVSDLIDHLASAGRHVRLLPGSQVVTGGGWKGRTAIRREELVEGVRDRLGVPPGRCVDTYSTSELNTVFLTCVNDRYHIPPCVEPVVVDDLLVPVDGDDVVGRLAVLDPFALSYPGSVVTGDAVRLRRDPCGCGLAGPTLAAPIVRAAGAGERGCATVEGGAG
- a CDS encoding acyl-CoA reductase is translated as MLDARTVAGTQVVRLPAVVRGEVVMPPWPRVADVGRAVAERGSRRVQGPTADGCHLIGRAVVDRDTLQLTGETQVLVLPAPDASSLPEPDPAGALLELARTPLAEVLTFVDAIGAALRSGSPEAAEAGALLAATSLVADRAHRAFLAQLPSLFDGAAVGRMIERDLGTASLDTWRKIDETTVSGVTARFADHICEVPPALRAFPTRQLHLTAGNAPVVPVVSLLWAWATRGACVVKPAAEAAALVVALGAALRDTDPAHPLARHTTLAYWRGGDQRMEATLLADGAFDRRVVWGGAETVRSVTARGGATDTLVMGPRFSLSMIGAELLRADPEAAARRAAVDSLIANQAACTSSLLHVVECDTATADDYARTLARVLAEWDRALPHRPSPQAQGHLTRLRRGLLGTGRWHVNGDWPEVSSAVVRVDGAFDLAHHPGSRLVLVRAVDDLRRALPSLGPAVSTVGVAPEGTRLALRDAIAARGVDNVVPLGAAEHGYAGRPHDGMRVLNRLVRWVNG
- a CDS encoding DUF6297 family protein, which encodes MNGGQGMSGVPAIRASIRSRRRTSTGWLDRYAALFGLAMAAAVLAHPVSSALAAMVRQPDPSRMGAGVALVALAYTGLLAVARVVGPVALTGPDAAWLLLSPLDRREVLGRTARLLLLVSVPVGAALGMGLLAVLGAPDQLAVRLAAAMVLGVSAAAGGMALTVLSQSSQTWNSWLNVALVAITVLAAAAALSASGAARRSLPTVAAAPATPGAVLAGAAAVAAALLLRLAWSSLARIPARSLLAASTRAGHVADATVGMDPGALTWIAEDNHWRGRALRSRPWPPLPAPLALAWQDWRRLGRRPGRPAALLAAAALPPVVAQATGGISAITAGAVLAGALAASVAGTSGARRDADNPGLARLLGVDARAALTARALLPALLSAVWLTLALTGLTLTGMLPGGPWWLFGPLAAPALAAAGLRMARRRPIDHAMPVIETPAGAVPTGPVLWGVTGADLAALGCLPLALALTVGPAALGGFLAAQALAGAAVLCCYLLRAAKSP
- a CDS encoding LysE family translocator, which codes for MPDLTTLALFAAATLALLLVPGPAVLYIVTRSVAQGRGAGIVSVLGIHLGSVVHVAAAALGVSALLAASATAFAVVKYLGAAYLIWLGVRKLMSRQDDAETSGPPVADRSRMFWEGFVVNVLNPKTAIFFLAFLPHFTDPARGPIAPQILLLGAVWIALGLASDGAFALLASAMAGRLRRSARARRRLDVTSGVVYLGLGAVAAFTGESAAAKA
- a CDS encoding ABC transporter ATP-binding protein, with protein sequence MSPTIITVRDVGVELGGNPVLRTVGLTAAPGEIVAVIGANGAGKSTLLRCLAGLQPPGSGELDVLGGPPRDDSAFWRDVVLVGDEPAWYPGLTAREHLELVRAVHMPPRLEVDAALELFDLERRADASPLTLSTGQRQRLSLASALLRPSRLLLLDEPERGLDSAFRQRLAAILMDYAASGGTVVMATHDLGLAGATGARQAVLADGHLDDGRTAAGRATTPHPDNGRTGDERAADGRAGTGHGGEGTGHGGEGTGHGGGGHAAGRGTADGRAAGGA
- a CDS encoding LysR family transcriptional regulator, yielding MLDVVRLRVLAAVARHGSVTAAARELHYSQPSVSHHLAKLESETGAKLIQRVGRGIRLTEAGRLLAERAIEIVGRIDSASAELSAHVGLRAGRARLAAFPSALGTFVPEAAALLAGDHPGLELRLTETEPPEALRMLRAGYVDVAVIFRYDDTAPEDDGIQLVHLLDDPSYLVTAGRPGDLASHRDSRWIGGCDRCRSHLLDLCAKAGFEPEIAFTTDDIVAVQALVAAGIGVTALPALALRAHRHPKVNVIELPGSTRHVYAATYGEPPVPPATTALLAALVSATRP
- a CDS encoding cysteine dioxygenase family protein; protein product: MGTMTLARPGLAELVAGVRELADGSTAPRTTAFAVADLLRDRLPSPEILTERERLGDPDHYVGHTLHTEAAFSILAVVWRPGQETVIHDHIAWCAFGVLQGIEHETLYRLDGDHLTEIGRTANHVGEVSGFAPPGDIHKVRNTGDSTAISLHIYGADLRAAPSSVRRVYDLPVR